One Ranitomeya variabilis isolate aRanVar5 chromosome 5, aRanVar5.hap1, whole genome shotgun sequence DNA window includes the following coding sequences:
- the LOC143774808 gene encoding vomeronasal type-2 receptor 26-like, with translation MARFNVEEGVGQVCILSPFVFNLYAEVIFKMIGLVKKEEGTKIAGKIIHNLKYTEDTTLTATSAATINGIKDLSLSVKMESLIMGLLLNTNKSVPRSVCSENCPLGFRKAVLQGQPACCFECVKCLQGEISNQTNSLKCLKCPWDQWPNHERSRCLPKSVEFFTFEDALGKILAATSILSSFIPLLILRIFSCHKQSPIVRANNYSLSCLLLLSLTFCFLCAIVFIGYPQPEKCLLRQAAFGMAFSLCVSCVLSKTVMVVFAFRATRPGSNLKKWTSPQVSFSIILISLLLQLLLCITCLSTFPPFPQYNTQSKPGIIIVECNEGSSYTLWILLGYLFLLATISFIVAFLARRLPSSFNEAQFITFSMLAFLSVWISFIPASLSAQGIYVVAMEIFSILASSWALVICMFLPKCFIILFRPDMNTRNYLMQRK, from the exons ATGGCGAGGTTCAATGTCGAGGAAGGTGTCGGACAAGTCTGCATCCTCTCACCATTTGtcttcaatttatatgcagaagTTATTTTCAAGATGATTGGACTTGTCAAAAAAGAAGAGGGAACCAAAATTGCTGGGAAAATCATTCACAATCTTAAATACACAGAAGATACAACATTGACAGCAACAAGCGCTGCAACAATCAATGGAATCAAAGACTTATCAttgagtgtcaagatggaaagcttgaTCATGGGACTCCTACTTAACACAAATAAGTCA GTCCCTCGTTCGGTCTGTAGTGAGAATTGTCCTCTTGGGTTCAGGAAGGCCGTTCTACAAGGACAACCGGCCTGCTGCTTTGAATGTGTCAAGTGTCTTCAAGGAGAAATATCCAACCAGACAA aTTCATTAAAATGTTTAAAATGTCCTTGGGATCAGTGGCCAAATCATGAACGTTCTAGATGTCTCCCGAAATCAGTCGAATTCTTCACATTTGAAGATGCTCTTGGAAAGATCTTAGCAGCTACCAGTATTTTGTCTTCATTTATTCCACTTCTAATATTGAGAATTTTCTCTTGTCATAAACAAAGTCCTATAGTAAGGGCCAACAATTACTCTCTAAGTTGTCTTCTTCTGCTATCATTAACCTTCTGCTTCCTTTGCGCCATAGTCTTCATTGGTTATCCACAACCTGAGAAATGTCTTCTTCGCCAGGCTGCTTTCGGCATGGCATTTAGCCTCTGTGTATCCTGTGTCTTATCAAAGACCGTCATGGTGGTGTTTGCTTTCCGAGCCACAAGACCTGGTAgcaatttaaaaaaatggacaagTCCTCAAGTGTCCTTCTCCATCATTCTTATCTCCTTGTTGTTACAGCTATTGTTGTGTATCACATGTCTGTcaacttttccaccttttccacAATACAACACTCAAAGTAAACCTGGAATAATTATTGTAGAATGTAATGAGGGTTCATCCTACACCTTGTGGATCTTGCTGGGTTACCTGTTTCTTCTGGCCACTATCAGTTTCATTGTGGCCTTTCTGGCTCGAAGACTTCCCAGCAGCTTTAATGAAGCTCAGTTtatcacattcagtatgttggcctTCCTTAGTGTCTGGATATCTTTTATCCCAGCCTCACTCAGTGCCCAGGGTATATATGTTGTAGCTATGGAGATTTTTTCTATCTTGGCATCTAGTTGGGCTTTGGTTATCTGTATGTTTCTACCAAAATGTTTCATTATCTTATTCAGACCAGATATGAACACCAGGAATTATCTTATGCAGAGAAAGTGA